One stretch of Buteo buteo chromosome Z, bButBut1.hap1.1, whole genome shotgun sequence DNA includes these proteins:
- the TAL2 gene encoding T-cell acute lymphocytic leukemia protein 2 isoform X1, which yields MSHQAWASWKQPPRSTLTMTRKIFTNTRERWRQQNVNSAFAKLRKLIPTHPPDKKLSKNETLRLAMRYINFLVKVLGEPGLQQTAVVARGSILGFFQQAPCLQSMEELTLIENCGVSSPGMSSNIVECWSETSSP from the exons ATGAGTCACCAAGCTTGGGCCAGCTGGAAGCAGCCCCCAAGAAG CACCTTGACAATGACAAGGAAGATCTTCACCAACACCAGGGAGCGATGGAGGCAGCAAAATGTCAACAGCGCCTTTGCCAAGCTGAGGAAACTCATCCCCACCCACCCGCCAGACAAAAAACTGAGCAAGAATGAGACACTCCGGTTAGCTATGAGATACATCAACTTCCTCGTCAAGGTCCTGGGGGAGCCAGGCCTGCAGCAGACGGCAGTGGTGGCACGGGGCAGCATCCTGGGGTTCTTCCAGCAAGCCCCATGCTTGCAAAGCATGGAGGAGCTGACACTGATTGAAAACTGTGGTGTGTCCTCTCCTGGCATGAGCAGCAATATAGTAGAGTGTTGGTCAGAGACATCATCTCCCTAG
- the TAL2 gene encoding T-cell acute lymphocytic leukemia protein 2 isoform X2 — protein MTRKIFTNTRERWRQQNVNSAFAKLRKLIPTHPPDKKLSKNETLRLAMRYINFLVKVLGEPGLQQTAVVARGSILGFFQQAPCLQSMEELTLIENCGVSSPGMSSNIVECWSETSSP, from the coding sequence ATGACAAGGAAGATCTTCACCAACACCAGGGAGCGATGGAGGCAGCAAAATGTCAACAGCGCCTTTGCCAAGCTGAGGAAACTCATCCCCACCCACCCGCCAGACAAAAAACTGAGCAAGAATGAGACACTCCGGTTAGCTATGAGATACATCAACTTCCTCGTCAAGGTCCTGGGGGAGCCAGGCCTGCAGCAGACGGCAGTGGTGGCACGGGGCAGCATCCTGGGGTTCTTCCAGCAAGCCCCATGCTTGCAAAGCATGGAGGAGCTGACACTGATTGAAAACTGTGGTGTGTCCTCTCCTGGCATGAGCAGCAATATAGTAGAGTGTTGGTCAGAGACATCATCTCCCTAG